The Impatiens glandulifera chromosome 3, dImpGla2.1, whole genome shotgun sequence genome contains a region encoding:
- the LOC124931184 gene encoding PWWP domain-containing protein 5-like produces the protein MSSRFNNIDLNSDAVPIEQNDIGMFESEAAQTLVDQPMGNNDGDMMKFDISDQTSISELKLGQLGGNVDGGTWVGHEIKGSVESELVLEEKSIENGVKFFVNDLVWAKVRSHPWWPGQIFNPSDASEKARKHQNGNDRLLIGYFGDKSFAWNEESRVKPFHTNFFQMEKQSDLESFQHAVDCSLDEVSRRVQFGLSCLCSPEELSNKIKTQMVVNGGIKEEASIIEGMEDNRSNVDSFAPLKLIQYMKKLAEFPHEGIDRLDFVIAHSQLLAFNSWKGYYDLPEFKTFEAWLDKDEGVQGNGSMKRKGKMDSDVRMLKKEKLTSDLIYENSSNSQKMKDEKTSMSLKSKKQFSRLGESTSPPVIKKSEASKIVSPNEMLSEVRLTAEDPMNNNKTAKCFLGFFSDFRNSFCMERSSDQIIKAKDDDEKEKENEILLFKPMTPSNPEVQGDQQQNSPTALILKFRDMSNVPPVPKLNKIFSKFGPLDESETELMKKSKRAKIIFKRRRDAETAFSSSGKFRIFGPALISYLLTPQKNLTLQKNLTPQKNCPSTKRSKKAAP, from the coding sequence ATGTCTTCCCGATTCAACAACATAGATTTGAACTCCGATGCTGTTCCTATTGAACAAAATGATATCGGTATGTTTGAATCTGAAGCGGCTCAAACCCTTGTTGATCAGCCTATGGGAAACAATGATGGTGATATGATGAAATTTGATATTTCTGATCAAACTAGTATTAGTGAGCTGAAATTAGGGCAGCTAGGGGGGAATGTTGATGGTGGTACATGGGTTGGTCATGAAATTAAAGGAAGTGTAGAATCTGAGCTGGTGTTGGAAGAAAAGTCGATTGAGAATGGGGTTAAGTTTTTTGTTAATGATCTTGTGTGGGCTAAGGTGAGGAGTCATCCGTGGTGGCCAGGGCAGATATTTAATCCTTCTGATGCATCGGAAAAGGCAAGGAAACATCAAAACGGAAATGATAGACTTTTAATCGGGTACTTTGGAGATAAGTCATTTGCTTGGAATGAAGAATCGCGTGTGAAGCCATTTCACACAAATTTCTTTCAAATGGAGAAGCAAAGTGATCTTGAATCTTTTCAACATGCTGTGGATTGCTCTTTAGATGAGGTTTCTCGAAGAGTTCAATTTGGACTCAGTTGTCTCTGTTCACCAGAAGAGTtgtcaaacaaaatcaaaacacaGATGGTTGTTAATGGTGGTATAAAAGAAGAAGCGAGTATAATAGAAGGTATGGAAGATAATCGTTCTAATGTCGATTCCTTTGCTCCTTTAAAGCTTATTCAATACATGAAAAAACTTGCTGAATTCCCACATGAAGGAATTGATAGATTGGATTTTGTTATAGCACATTCTCAATTACTTGCCTTCAACAGCTGGAAAGGCTATTATGATCTGCCtgaatttaaaacatttgaagCATGGCTAGATAAGGATGAAGGTGTTCAGGGTAACGGTTCTATGAAACGGAAAGGAAAAATGGATAGTGATGTTCGCATGCTCAAGAAGGAGAAGCTCACTTCTGACCTAATTTATGAAAACTCCTCAAATTCACAGAAGATGAAAGATGAGAAAACTAGCATGTCTCTGAAGTCTAAGAAGCAATTTTCTAGATTGGGAGAGAGCACATCACCTCCGGTTATAAAGAAATCTGAAGCAAGCAAGATTGTTAGTCCAAATGAAATGCTCTCTGAAGTTCGTTTAACTGCTGAAGATCCAATGAACAATAACAAAACTGCAAAATGTTTTCTCGGTTTTTTCTCTGATTTCAGGAATTCATTTTGCATGGAGAGATCTTCTGATCAGATCATCAAAGCCAAGGATGATGatgaaaaggaaaaggaaaatgaaatattattattcaaacCTATGACACCTAGTAATCCTGAAGTGCAAGGTGATCAACAACAAAACTCTCCAACTGCTCTTATTCTGAAATTCAGAGACATGAGTAATGTTCCTCCGGTGCCTAAACTGAACAAGATATTCAGTAAGTTTGGACCTTTGGATGAATCAGAGACCGAACTGATGAAAAAGTCTAAACGGGCTAAGATTATCTTTAAGAGACGTCGTGATGCTGAAACTGCTTTTAGCAGTTCTGGAAAGTTTCGTATCTTCGGTCCTGCTCTTATTAGTTATCTGCTGACACCCCAGAAGAACTTGACACTCCAGAAGAACTTGACACCCCAGAAGAACTGTCCATCAACCAAGAGGAGTAAAAAGGCTGCTCCTTAG
- the LOC124931350 gene encoding uncharacterized protein LOC124931350, which yields MRMDIRFGRGGGLITCQNLCPTSRKPPSFGPFCSRRDSQSPEPENNGAGNDQGGKKSSTDWDKAWSSFKKQSKKSIFSGFSPNKYVTWNPQQTNFPLSEEVDPIKRTERSNLMLWTSPQFTLVGAIVIVTFLLVYTILAPIK from the exons ATGCGAATGGATATTCGATTCGGAAGGGGTGGAGGCTTGATTACATGTCAAAATCTGTGTCCGACCTCACGAAAGCCACCCAGTTTCGGACCATTTTGCTCCAGAAGAGATTCTCAGTCGCCGGAGCCTGAGAATAATGGCGCCGGCAACGATCAGGGAG GTAAGAAGTCCTCAACAGACTGGGACAAAGCTTGGTCGAGCTTCAAGAAACAAAGCAAGAAAAGCATATTCTCGGGGTTTTCGCCAAATAAATATGTCACTTGGAATCCTCAACAAACCAACTTTCCCCTCTCGGAGGAGGTCGATCCCATCAAACGCACCGAGAGGTCGAACCTCATGTTATGGACCAGTCCTCAGTTCACTCTTGTAGGAGCCATTGTGATAGTTACATTTCTTTTGGTTTACACTATATTAGCACCAATCAAGTGA